From a region of the Daphnia pulicaria isolate SC F1-1A chromosome 1, SC_F0-13Bv2, whole genome shotgun sequence genome:
- the LOC124348638 gene encoding uncharacterized protein LOC124348638 codes for MKWIIASVFVLLVAAFQAGAQRPERDISLHLGGGHHHDDHHGHGVKQVGASASASAVVETRKGYGKDIPQPPLAIDLKPLEKEEPVKEKEQQPSLEYLPPVVEAVKEETPKGYPRENPPNPLKLDPQAATKVEVRVDSSTVAPMMMMGGEIPGNAGTDYPIFDTIPETKFNCNDQPTGGYYADVDEGRCQVFHVCHDGRKFSFLCPNGTIFDQKVFVCNWYFNVDCAASKDFYDLNAQIGVVPDKAEKSPVEQLAVAPSVVDTQQVDSPNQNYLPPTPAKETVKVEPPTSSYLPPNVAPNAVEALSNGIITADPPAQSYLPPQ; via the exons atgaagtgGATCATCGCATCAGTTTTTGTCTTACTCGTCGCAGCATTCCAGGCTGGCGCTCAACGTCCT GAGCGTGACATTAGTCTTCACCTGGGCGGTGGCCATCACCACGACGATCACCACGGACACGGGGTCAAACAAGTCGGCGCTTCAGCCTCGGCCTCGGCCGTCGTTGAGACGAGAAAAGGTTACGGCAAGGACATCCCACAGCCGCCGCTGGCCATCGACCTGAAACcgttggaaaaagaagagccgGTCAAAGAGAAGGAGCAGCAGCCCAGTCTAGAGTACCTGCCACCGGTGGTCGAAGCGGTCAAGGAAGAGACTCCCAAGGGCTACCCCAGAGAGAACCCGCCCAATCCTCTGAAGCTGGACCCTCAGGCCGCCACCAAAGTGGAGGTGCGCGTCGACAGCTCGACCGTCGctccgatgatgatgatgggcggCGAAATTCCCGGCAACGCCGGCACCGACTACCCCATTTTCGACACCATTCCCGAGACCAAGTTCAACTGCAACGATCAGCCCACCGGTGGTTATTACGCCGACGTCGATGAAGGACGTTGCCAG GTATTCCACGTGTGCCACGACGGCCGCAAGTTCTCCTTCCTCTGCCCCAATGGCACAATCTTCGACCAGAAGGTTTTCGTCTGCAACTGGTATTTCAATGTAGACTGCGCCGCCTCCAAGGACTTTTACGACCTCAACGCCCAGATCGGCGTCGTTCCCGACAAGGCCGAAAAGTCACCCGTCGAGCAGTTGGCGGTGGCTCCGTCAGTCGTCGACACGCAACAGGTGGACAGTCCCAATCAAAACTACCTGCCACCAACACCGGCCAAAGAAACCGTCAAGGTTGAACCGCCCACCTCATCTTATTTACCACCCAACGTGGCGCCCAACGCCGTCGAGGCTCTTTCCAACGGCATCATCACGGCCGATCCACCCGCTCAAAGCTACTTACCACCGCAGTAG
- the LOC124344646 gene encoding flocculation protein FLO11-like isoform X1 — protein MKLVHFLQLLLLGVAVFGRAIEEKIADTRVVTGDAEQLPYRFRYNVASQDSGDYKSQTESRDAAGVVTGMYRVLQPDGCVRLVHYTADAMGFHPTVTYEGDCQQQQQQQQTAGSINPAGPATSSSSDSTLPSASLKDVSTAPINPSAATAAAFLSRPVLSAVPALINPLTTTTTDVQDSARETFIIPRPSQQQQQDSSTPVGLQVGSASPSAPVATDAAATTSLSQKIPANIDRLWQSLGPAAGVVPTTTSNGNSVAAAPVKAPAGQQQQQSAEEIVVESLLPEGLSTPTRLMPVRLSLGNRQTLVDVVQVETTKQQSIINEVPETVPPTVITGKVQTTDAVPDSILSLLETFEPTKITNQNDDDEVADPLETQPSGFSERMLKDESLDSSVDLSAVESAPEESVQVEETIESKTFVESDEPSDVPVQADETAKSPEEEETIESKNIPQSDETAHEEEEYSFKSVIKEETIQPKNADAPTESESEKERSLSTLTQSALGNVKNFTAPLTQLISSSVQNLTNPVTALFNTFNKNKLTTTVAPSTVVTEEPTTTTQSIPPAGKVETDDQGEDIPSGKLIVTDVQNQEEEEAFPGTDDGALPADIPPVSQHTKQTILDTPAAEDEVEQIIPEGDLINPVIQQNLESISLEVNDPAAATAVVVEPFGPSVVVADDIAQDSAEPTPIQVSDGIPVDAPADVIGETLVSVADPVPATAEGESSKVAGLEETPGQQQVRADVLRETSSWNAQAVEVENAVKESKEVEPTQGNAELVYQQQSVNADEGSSTLPETYASSVIVAEPVPVIYSHQVATGPFFVHQPAAVVSPQTDYYPMSVRQGTARSIDSVAVTPYGLRVHKFVPTYGALVGNAPPTFVYNQHRRQGHYQQSMQHYQPTTYAAARFVHVPAAAAPIRKKHGQTYGMRYATVQQATPVQLHQTPFKKLHHVVRPKAPKQQPTWSRLYSTHVY, from the exons ATGAAGCTCGTCCACTTCCTCCAG TTGCTGTTGCTCGGCGTCGCGGTTTTCGGTCGTGCAATCGAAGAGAAAATAGCCGACACTCGGGTCGTCACG GGCGATGCGGAGCAGCTTCCTTATCGATTCCGGTACAACGTGGCCAGTCAGGACTCTGGGGACTACAAGAGCCAAACGGAATCTCGTGATGCGGCTGGAGTTGTTACAGGAATGTATCGAGTCCTCCAACCTGATG gTTGCGTGCGACTCGTTCATTACACGGCTGATGCAATGGGCTTCCATCCGACAGTGACCTACGAAGGAGattgccagcagcagcagcagcagcagcagacggccGGATCGATCAACCCGGCCGGCCCAGCAACGTCGTCCTCCTCCGACTCGACTCTCCCATCAGCCTCTTTAAAAGATGTTTCCACGGCGCCCATCAATCCATCGgcggcgacggcggcggcATTCCTCTCCAGGCCCGTACTCAGCGCCGTCCCGGCTCTTATCAATCcgttgacgacgacgacaacagaCGTACAAGATTCGGCTCGAGAGACTTTCATTATTCCACGtcccagccagcagcagcagcaggattcATCAACACCCGTTGGGTTGCAGGTTGGCAGCGCCAGCCCATCAGCACCAGTGGCGACGGACGCTGCTGCAACAACGTCTTTATCGCAGAAAATCCCAGCCAACATCGACAGGTTGTGGCAGAGTTTGGGTCCGGCGGCTGGCGTCGTGCCAACGACAACCAGTAATGGAAActcggttgctgctgctcctgtcaAAGCCCCagctgggcagcagcagcagcagagtgcTGAGGAAATTGTTGTTGAAAGTCTGTTGCCAGAGGGCCTTTCAACTCCGACTCGACTGATGCCAGTGAGACTGTCTCTTGGCAACAGACAAACTCTTGTCGACGTTGTTCAGGTTGAAACGACTAAACAGCAATCCATTATTAACGAGGTGCCGGAAACTGTCCCCCCAACTGTCATAACAGGCAAAGTCCAGACGACTGATGCTGTTCCCGATTCCATTTTGAGCCTTTTGGAGACCTTCGAACCAACTAAAATTACCAATCAAAATGATGACGACGAAGTTGCTGATCCTCTAGAAACTCAGCCGTCTGGATTCTCTGAGCGCATGTTGAAAGACGAATCGCTGGATTCATCCGTCGATTTGTCCGCTGTTGAATCCGCACCGGAAGAATCAGTGCAGGTTGAGGAAACGATCGAGTCCAAGACTTTTGTCGAGTCCGACGAACCTTCCGACGTGCCAGTCCAAGCCGATGAGACGGCCAAGTcgccggaagaagaagaaacgatcGAATCGAAAAATATTCCTCAGTCGGATGAAACCGcccacgaagaagaagaatattcttttaaatccgtaatcaaagaagaaacgaTCCAGCCCAAAAATGCCGATGCTCCGACTGAATCCGAATCTGAAAAGGAAAGATCCTTGAGCACATTGACTCAATCCGCTCTGGGCAACGTGAAAAATTTCACGGCTCCCCTAACTCAATTGATTTCGTCGTCTGTGCAAAATCTGACCAATCCCGTCACCGCCTTGTTCAACACCTTCAACAAGAATAAATTGACGACGACCGTTGCGCCATCGACGGTCGTGACGGAGgaacccaccaccaccacccaatcTATTCCGCCGGCAGGAAAGGTGGAAACCGACGACCAAGGAGAAGACATTCCATCTGGAAAACTTATCGTGACAGATGTACagaatcaagaagaagaagaagctttccCTGGGACGGATGATGGAGCTCTTCCGGCAGACATTCCGCCAGTCTcccaacacacaaaacaaacgaTTCTAGACACTCCAGCAGCCGAGGATGAGGTCGAACAGATTATTCCGGAAGGAGACCTGATCAACCCCGTCATCCAGCAGAATCTTGAAAGCATCAGTCTCGAAGTCAACGATCCAGCTGCTGCTACAGCCGTGGTGGTGGAACCTTTTGGTCcgtcggtggtggtggctgaCGACATCGCCCAAGATTCCGCCGAGCCCACGCCGATTCAAGTGTCGGACGGCATTCCGGTCGACGCCCCTGCTGATGTTATCGGCGAAACTCTCGTTTCCGTTGCCGACCCTGTTCCGGCAACAGCTGAAGGCGAGTCGTCGAAAGTAGCCGGCCTTGAAGAAACACCCGGCCAGCAGCAAGTTCGGGCCGATGTACTACGTGAGACCTCGAGCTGGAATGCCCAGGCTGTAGAAGTTGAAAATGCTGTCAAAGAATCCAAGGAAGTTGAGCCGACCCAGGGAAATGCGGAACTCGTCTACCAGCAGCAGTCAGTGAACGCCGATGAAGGCAGCAGCACTCTTCCGGAGACTTATGCCAGCAGCGTGATTGTGGCCGAACCGGTTCCAGTTATTTACAGCCACCAAGTAGCAACTGGGCCGTTTTTCGTCCACCAACCAGCCGCCGTTGTATCTCCTCAAACAGATTATTACCCCATGTCGGTCCGCCAAGGAACGGCCCGCTCCATCGACTCGGTCGCTGTCACCCCTTACGGTTTACGAGTCCACAAATTCGTGCCCACCTATGGGGCATTAGTGGGTAACGCTCCGCCAACTTTCGTTTACAACCAACATCGTCGCCAAGGCCACTACCAGCAATCAATGCAACACTACCAGCCAACAACATACGCTGCTGCCCGTTTTGTTCATGTtccggccgccgccgctcccATCCGGAAGAAGCACGGGCAAACTTACGGAATGCGCTACGCGACCGTCCAGCAGGCCACACCCGTCCAGCTGCATCAGACCCCATTCAAGAAACTGCATCACGTCGTTCGCCCCAAGGCTCCCAAGCAGCAGCCTACTTGGTCTCGGCTTTACAGCACCCACGTCTACTAA
- the LOC124344646 gene encoding flocculation protein FLO11-like isoform X2 yields the protein MKLVHFLQLLLLGVAVFGRAIEEKIADTRVVTGDAEQLPYRFRYNVASQDSGDYKSQTESRDAAGVVTGMYRVLQPDVTYEGDCQQQQQQQQTAGSINPAGPATSSSSDSTLPSASLKDVSTAPINPSAATAAAFLSRPVLSAVPALINPLTTTTTDVQDSARETFIIPRPSQQQQQDSSTPVGLQVGSASPSAPVATDAAATTSLSQKIPANIDRLWQSLGPAAGVVPTTTSNGNSVAAAPVKAPAGQQQQQSAEEIVVESLLPEGLSTPTRLMPVRLSLGNRQTLVDVVQVETTKQQSIINEVPETVPPTVITGKVQTTDAVPDSILSLLETFEPTKITNQNDDDEVADPLETQPSGFSERMLKDESLDSSVDLSAVESAPEESVQVEETIESKTFVESDEPSDVPVQADETAKSPEEEETIESKNIPQSDETAHEEEEYSFKSVIKEETIQPKNADAPTESESEKERSLSTLTQSALGNVKNFTAPLTQLISSSVQNLTNPVTALFNTFNKNKLTTTVAPSTVVTEEPTTTTQSIPPAGKVETDDQGEDIPSGKLIVTDVQNQEEEEAFPGTDDGALPADIPPVSQHTKQTILDTPAAEDEVEQIIPEGDLINPVIQQNLESISLEVNDPAAATAVVVEPFGPSVVVADDIAQDSAEPTPIQVSDGIPVDAPADVIGETLVSVADPVPATAEGESSKVAGLEETPGQQQVRADVLRETSSWNAQAVEVENAVKESKEVEPTQGNAELVYQQQSVNADEGSSTLPETYASSVIVAEPVPVIYSHQVATGPFFVHQPAAVVSPQTDYYPMSVRQGTARSIDSVAVTPYGLRVHKFVPTYGALVGNAPPTFVYNQHRRQGHYQQSMQHYQPTTYAAARFVHVPAAAAPIRKKHGQTYGMRYATVQQATPVQLHQTPFKKLHHVVRPKAPKQQPTWSRLYSTHVY from the exons ATGAAGCTCGTCCACTTCCTCCAG TTGCTGTTGCTCGGCGTCGCGGTTTTCGGTCGTGCAATCGAAGAGAAAATAGCCGACACTCGGGTCGTCACG GGCGATGCGGAGCAGCTTCCTTATCGATTCCGGTACAACGTGGCCAGTCAGGACTCTGGGGACTACAAGAGCCAAACGGAATCTCGTGATGCGGCTGGAGTTGTTACAGGAATGTATCGAGTCCTCCAACCTGATG TGACCTACGAAGGAGattgccagcagcagcagcagcagcagcagacggccGGATCGATCAACCCGGCCGGCCCAGCAACGTCGTCCTCCTCCGACTCGACTCTCCCATCAGCCTCTTTAAAAGATGTTTCCACGGCGCCCATCAATCCATCGgcggcgacggcggcggcATTCCTCTCCAGGCCCGTACTCAGCGCCGTCCCGGCTCTTATCAATCcgttgacgacgacgacaacagaCGTACAAGATTCGGCTCGAGAGACTTTCATTATTCCACGtcccagccagcagcagcagcaggattcATCAACACCCGTTGGGTTGCAGGTTGGCAGCGCCAGCCCATCAGCACCAGTGGCGACGGACGCTGCTGCAACAACGTCTTTATCGCAGAAAATCCCAGCCAACATCGACAGGTTGTGGCAGAGTTTGGGTCCGGCGGCTGGCGTCGTGCCAACGACAACCAGTAATGGAAActcggttgctgctgctcctgtcaAAGCCCCagctgggcagcagcagcagcagagtgcTGAGGAAATTGTTGTTGAAAGTCTGTTGCCAGAGGGCCTTTCAACTCCGACTCGACTGATGCCAGTGAGACTGTCTCTTGGCAACAGACAAACTCTTGTCGACGTTGTTCAGGTTGAAACGACTAAACAGCAATCCATTATTAACGAGGTGCCGGAAACTGTCCCCCCAACTGTCATAACAGGCAAAGTCCAGACGACTGATGCTGTTCCCGATTCCATTTTGAGCCTTTTGGAGACCTTCGAACCAACTAAAATTACCAATCAAAATGATGACGACGAAGTTGCTGATCCTCTAGAAACTCAGCCGTCTGGATTCTCTGAGCGCATGTTGAAAGACGAATCGCTGGATTCATCCGTCGATTTGTCCGCTGTTGAATCCGCACCGGAAGAATCAGTGCAGGTTGAGGAAACGATCGAGTCCAAGACTTTTGTCGAGTCCGACGAACCTTCCGACGTGCCAGTCCAAGCCGATGAGACGGCCAAGTcgccggaagaagaagaaacgatcGAATCGAAAAATATTCCTCAGTCGGATGAAACCGcccacgaagaagaagaatattcttttaaatccgtaatcaaagaagaaacgaTCCAGCCCAAAAATGCCGATGCTCCGACTGAATCCGAATCTGAAAAGGAAAGATCCTTGAGCACATTGACTCAATCCGCTCTGGGCAACGTGAAAAATTTCACGGCTCCCCTAACTCAATTGATTTCGTCGTCTGTGCAAAATCTGACCAATCCCGTCACCGCCTTGTTCAACACCTTCAACAAGAATAAATTGACGACGACCGTTGCGCCATCGACGGTCGTGACGGAGgaacccaccaccaccacccaatcTATTCCGCCGGCAGGAAAGGTGGAAACCGACGACCAAGGAGAAGACATTCCATCTGGAAAACTTATCGTGACAGATGTACagaatcaagaagaagaagaagctttccCTGGGACGGATGATGGAGCTCTTCCGGCAGACATTCCGCCAGTCTcccaacacacaaaacaaacgaTTCTAGACACTCCAGCAGCCGAGGATGAGGTCGAACAGATTATTCCGGAAGGAGACCTGATCAACCCCGTCATCCAGCAGAATCTTGAAAGCATCAGTCTCGAAGTCAACGATCCAGCTGCTGCTACAGCCGTGGTGGTGGAACCTTTTGGTCcgtcggtggtggtggctgaCGACATCGCCCAAGATTCCGCCGAGCCCACGCCGATTCAAGTGTCGGACGGCATTCCGGTCGACGCCCCTGCTGATGTTATCGGCGAAACTCTCGTTTCCGTTGCCGACCCTGTTCCGGCAACAGCTGAAGGCGAGTCGTCGAAAGTAGCCGGCCTTGAAGAAACACCCGGCCAGCAGCAAGTTCGGGCCGATGTACTACGTGAGACCTCGAGCTGGAATGCCCAGGCTGTAGAAGTTGAAAATGCTGTCAAAGAATCCAAGGAAGTTGAGCCGACCCAGGGAAATGCGGAACTCGTCTACCAGCAGCAGTCAGTGAACGCCGATGAAGGCAGCAGCACTCTTCCGGAGACTTATGCCAGCAGCGTGATTGTGGCCGAACCGGTTCCAGTTATTTACAGCCACCAAGTAGCAACTGGGCCGTTTTTCGTCCACCAACCAGCCGCCGTTGTATCTCCTCAAACAGATTATTACCCCATGTCGGTCCGCCAAGGAACGGCCCGCTCCATCGACTCGGTCGCTGTCACCCCTTACGGTTTACGAGTCCACAAATTCGTGCCCACCTATGGGGCATTAGTGGGTAACGCTCCGCCAACTTTCGTTTACAACCAACATCGTCGCCAAGGCCACTACCAGCAATCAATGCAACACTACCAGCCAACAACATACGCTGCTGCCCGTTTTGTTCATGTtccggccgccgccgctcccATCCGGAAGAAGCACGGGCAAACTTACGGAATGCGCTACGCGACCGTCCAGCAGGCCACACCCGTCCAGCTGCATCAGACCCCATTCAAGAAACTGCATCACGTCGTTCGCCCCAAGGCTCCCAAGCAGCAGCCTACTTGGTCTCGGCTTTACAGCACCCACGTCTACTAA